In Sodalis ligni, a single genomic region encodes these proteins:
- a CDS encoding SmdA family multidrug ABC transporter permease/ATP-binding protein — MRLFAQLGWYFRREWRRYLGSVVLLIVIAILQLIPPKLVGVIVDGVTEHRASNHMIMLWLGAMVLTAVLVYLLRYVWRVLLFGASYQLAVELRARFYRLLSGQLPGFYLRHRTGDLMARATNDVDRVVFAAGEGVLTLVDSLVMGCSVLVVMSVQISWQLTLLSLVPMPIMALIVKHNGDELHRRFKSAQAAFSSLNNQTQESLTGIRMIKAFGLEDYQSDRFVQVAADAGAKNMRVARIDARFDPTIYLTVGFSNLLAIGGGSWMVMRDLLTLGQLTSFIMYLGLMIWPMLALAWMFNIVERGSAAYSRIRQTLDEAPEIADGVSALPPGRGTLQVDIGSFTYPHTLQPTLTHIQLMLSPGKMLGICGPTGAGKSTLLSLIQRHFDVTRGEIRFHGIPLPSVKLDEWRGRLAVVSQTPFLFSDTVAHNIALGRPDATRRQIEQAAELACVHDDILRLPQGYETQVGERGVMLSGGQKQRLSIARALLLEAEILLLDDALSAVDGRTEHTILRNLRQWGEDRTLIIIAHRLSALHAADDILVLAHGTVTQRGQHRGLLQQPGWYRDMFRYQQLEEALTADPDAPEAADA; from the coding sequence GTGAGATTATTTGCACAACTGGGTTGGTATTTCCGTCGCGAATGGCGGCGTTATCTGGGATCGGTAGTCCTGCTGATCGTCATCGCCATTTTACAGTTGATCCCCCCCAAGCTGGTGGGGGTGATTGTGGATGGCGTGACCGAACACCGGGCGTCAAACCATATGATCATGCTGTGGCTCGGCGCCATGGTCCTTACCGCGGTACTGGTCTACCTGCTGCGCTATGTCTGGCGCGTATTGTTATTCGGTGCGTCATATCAGCTGGCGGTGGAACTGCGCGCCCGTTTCTACCGATTGCTCAGCGGGCAGCTGCCCGGCTTCTATTTGCGCCACCGCACCGGCGATTTGATGGCCCGCGCCACCAATGATGTGGATCGGGTGGTGTTCGCCGCCGGGGAAGGGGTGCTGACCCTGGTGGATTCGCTGGTAATGGGCTGCTCGGTGCTGGTTGTGATGAGCGTACAGATCAGTTGGCAGCTCACGCTGCTGTCCCTGGTGCCGATGCCGATTATGGCGCTGATTGTCAAACACAATGGCGATGAACTGCATCGGCGTTTCAAATCGGCGCAGGCCGCCTTCTCCTCCTTGAATAATCAGACCCAGGAAAGCCTGACCGGTATCCGGATGATCAAGGCTTTCGGCCTGGAAGATTACCAATCGGACCGGTTCGTACAGGTGGCCGCCGATGCCGGCGCGAAGAATATGCGGGTGGCGCGTATCGACGCCCGTTTTGACCCGACCATTTATCTGACGGTTGGATTCTCTAATTTATTGGCCATCGGCGGCGGCAGCTGGATGGTGATGCGGGATTTACTGACCCTTGGCCAGCTCACCAGTTTCATTATGTATCTGGGGTTGATGATTTGGCCGATGCTGGCGTTGGCCTGGATGTTTAATATCGTCGAGCGGGGCAGCGCCGCCTACAGCCGGATACGGCAGACACTCGATGAAGCGCCGGAAATCGCGGACGGCGTCAGCGCGTTGCCTCCCGGGCGCGGAACGCTGCAGGTGGATATCGGCAGTTTTACCTATCCCCATACCCTGCAGCCGACCCTGACCCATATCCAGCTGATGCTGTCGCCGGGGAAAATGCTGGGTATCTGCGGTCCCACCGGCGCCGGTAAAAGCACGCTGCTGTCCCTTATCCAGCGTCATTTCGATGTTACCCGCGGGGAGATCCGGTTTCACGGCATTCCGCTGCCGTCCGTCAAGCTTGACGAGTGGCGCGGGCGCCTGGCGGTGGTCAGTCAAACGCCGTTCCTGTTTTCCGATACCGTGGCGCATAATATCGCCCTCGGCAGGCCGGACGCCACCCGACGGCAAATTGAACAGGCGGCTGAACTGGCCTGCGTGCATGATGACATTCTTAGGTTACCGCAGGGGTACGAAACCCAGGTGGGTGAACGGGGCGTTATGCTGTCCGGCGGCCAAAAGCAGCGTTTGTCCATCGCACGGGCCCTGCTGCTGGAAGCGGAAATCCTGTTGCTGGACGACGCGCTGTCCGCCGTCGACGGACGCACTGAACATACCATCCTGCGCAACCTACGCCAGTGGGGCGAGGATCGTACCCTTATCATCATTGCGCATCGGCTGTCAGCGCTCCATGCGGCGGATGATATCCTGGTGCTGGCCCATGGAACGGTCACCCAGCGGGGGCAACACCGGGGGCTGTTGCAACAGCCGGGCTGGTACCGGGATATGTTCCGCTATCAGCAGCTGGAAGAGGCCCTGACCGCCGATCCCGATGCGCCGGAGGCGGCCGATGCGTAA
- a CDS encoding SmdB family multidrug efflux ABC transporter permease/ATP-binding protein → MRKWQTQWPTLRRLLSYSAPYRNPLIRAVVMLWLAAAAEVAGPVVISYFIDHVVPLKRFPALLVTGLALAYIALQLISASLRYFQALLFNRTALDIVQQLRTEVMDASLRQPLSTFDTQPVGQLISRVTNDTEVVKDLYITVLSTWLRCIALVVAMLVAMFALDWRMACVALVIFPVVALVMSIYQYYSTPIVRRLRAYLADINDGFNEAISGMTVIQQFRQQQRFGKKLAQASHSHYLARMQTLRLEGFLLRPLLSLLSALVLCGLLMLFGFSPVGSVGVGVLYAFINYLGRLNEPLIELTTQQSMLQQAVVAGERIFELMDGHRQQYGADDMPLCSGRIDIRDLTFGYRDGAPVIKHVSLTVPSRSFIALVGHTGSGKSTLANLMMGYYRIDEGRLLLDGRSIDSLSHRVLRQGVAIVQQDPVVMADTVFTNITLGRDITEAQVWRVLEQVQLAELVRALPDGLYAELGEQGNTLSVGQKQLLALARVMVSTPGILILDEATANIDSGTEQAIQRALATIRRQTTLVVIAHRLSTIVDADEILVLHRGEAVERGSHDFLLRQQGRYYQMYQLQQAGRALSTAGILATPIAPTV, encoded by the coding sequence ATGCGTAAATGGCAAACCCAATGGCCCACCTTGAGGCGATTGCTGTCTTACAGCGCGCCCTATCGCAATCCCCTGATCCGGGCGGTGGTGATGCTCTGGCTGGCGGCGGCGGCGGAAGTGGCCGGGCCGGTGGTCATCAGTTATTTTATCGATCACGTGGTGCCTCTTAAGCGTTTCCCCGCGCTGCTGGTGACCGGACTGGCCCTGGCATATATCGCGCTGCAGCTTATCTCCGCGTCGCTGCGCTATTTTCAGGCCCTGCTGTTTAACCGTACGGCATTGGACATAGTGCAACAGCTGCGTACCGAAGTGATGGATGCTTCGTTGCGACAGCCCTTGAGTACCTTCGATACCCAGCCGGTGGGACAGCTTATTTCCCGGGTGACCAACGATACCGAGGTGGTGAAGGATCTGTATATAACCGTGTTGTCCACTTGGCTGCGCTGTATCGCGCTGGTGGTGGCCATGCTGGTGGCCATGTTCGCGCTGGACTGGCGCATGGCCTGCGTTGCGCTGGTCATCTTCCCGGTGGTGGCGCTGGTGATGTCTATATACCAATATTACAGCACACCCATCGTGCGTCGTCTGCGCGCATATCTGGCGGATATCAATGACGGTTTTAACGAAGCAATCAGCGGTATGACCGTTATACAGCAGTTCCGGCAGCAGCAGAGATTCGGAAAAAAACTGGCGCAAGCCAGCCACTCACACTATCTGGCCCGCATGCAGACGCTCAGGCTGGAGGGTTTCCTCCTGCGGCCGTTACTGAGCCTTCTCTCCGCCCTGGTGCTGTGCGGCCTGTTGATGCTGTTTGGCTTCAGCCCGGTAGGTTCGGTGGGGGTAGGGGTACTATATGCCTTTATCAACTACCTGGGACGGCTGAACGAGCCGCTGATTGAACTCACCACACAGCAATCCATGCTGCAGCAGGCGGTGGTGGCGGGGGAGCGTATCTTCGAGTTGATGGATGGCCACCGGCAGCAATACGGCGCGGATGATATGCCCCTGTGCAGCGGACGCATAGACATCCGTGATTTGACCTTTGGTTATCGGGACGGCGCGCCGGTGATAAAACACGTCTCGCTCACCGTTCCATCCCGCAGCTTTATCGCCCTGGTGGGACATACCGGCAGCGGTAAAAGTACGTTGGCCAATCTGATGATGGGGTACTACCGTATCGATGAGGGCCGCTTACTGCTCGATGGACGCTCCATCGACAGCCTGTCGCACCGGGTGCTCCGGCAAGGCGTGGCTATCGTCCAGCAGGATCCGGTGGTCATGGCGGATACGGTATTCACCAATATCACCCTGGGGCGGGATATCACCGAAGCCCAGGTCTGGCGGGTCCTTGAACAGGTGCAATTGGCCGAACTGGTGCGTGCGCTGCCCGACGGACTGTATGCCGAGCTCGGCGAACAGGGTAACACGCTGTCGGTGGGGCAAAAGCAGTTGCTGGCGCTGGCCAGGGTCATGGTATCGACGCCGGGAATCCTCATTTTGGACGAAGCGACGGCCAATATCGACTCCGGCACCGAGCAGGCAATCCAACGGGCGCTGGCCACCATCCGCCGGCAGACGACGCTGGTGGTTATCGCCCACCGGCTGTCCACGATAGTCGATGCCGATGAAATCCTGGTATTGCATCGCGGCGAAGCGGTAGAACGGGGTTCCCACGATTTCCTGCTGCGACAGCAGGGGCGTTATTACCAAATGTACCAGCTACAGCAGGCAGGCCGGGCCTTGAGTACCGCCGGGATATTGGCGACCCCCATAGCGCCGACGGTTTGA
- the glnK gene encoding P-II family nitrogen regulator, producing MKLVTVVIKPFKLEDVREALSAVGIQGLTVTEVKGFGRQKGHAELYRGAEYSVNFLPKVKIDIAIADDQLDEVIDVISKAAYTGKIGDGKIFVAELQRVIRIRTGETDEAAL from the coding sequence ATGAAGCTGGTAACCGTGGTGATAAAACCATTTAAATTGGAAGACGTGCGAGAAGCACTTTCTGCTGTGGGTATTCAAGGGCTAACGGTCACCGAGGTAAAAGGGTTTGGACGGCAAAAAGGCCATGCTGAACTTTATCGCGGGGCTGAATACAGCGTTAATTTCCTGCCAAAAGTGAAAATTGATATTGCCATTGCCGATGATCAATTGGATGAAGTTATCGACGTCATCAGTAAAGCGGCTTACACCGGTAAAATCGGGGACGGCAAGATTTTTGTTGCTGAGTTACAACGGGTTATTCGCATTCGTACCGGCGAGACCGATGAAGCAGCACTTTAA